A DNA window from Akkermansiaceae bacterium contains the following coding sequences:
- the recG gene encoding ATP-dependent DNA helicase RecG, with protein MFSAREELVNLPLLPGKESAALAAAGHATAWQLLEHIPKRYEDRRRFDRFPTQATAQPVCLRGTVIDAGMRFSGPGRRFYEAVVLDGTGGVFGSGKITCRWFNMPFIQKVIATGHDVIVYGKVKDSNGRLIIDHPEFEVVKDDDSSSSIHIERIVPIYRNIPGISQRRLREIIHLLLLQIDPASLSPVHELDAGFPRAAALRQVHFPESMEQAAAARRRLALDEFFALQLNVVWRRARYQEKRGRVLGKKTTSLTKFYENLPFDLTGAQKRSIREILADMRSPLPMNRLLQGDVGSGKTFVAMAAMLLAIDSGCQAALMAPTQILAEQHYLTFRRWLDPLGIRISLRTGNRGEDTHLQLEGDPQIIIGTHALFFDSVAFRDLGLVVIDEQHKFGVAQRAALIRQGVMPDVLVMTATPIPRTLTMTIYGDLDVSLLDEKPPGRSKIITAVRVKASQTDVTKFVKEQLKEGRQAYLVYPLVDESESLKIESATEALEKWRKRLSGYEVGMVHGKLKPEEKEEVMRRFRDGEIAALVATTVIEVGVDVPNASVMILHHADRFGLAQLHQLRGRIGRGGHKGYCVLLTDGKSPEAMEKLKVLEQTADGFEIAEADLRLRGPGDVLGTMQSGVSDLKFVEFLADTPLLREARALAEKILADDPRLDGAYEVLRGLITENGEISQPSTA; from the coding sequence GTGTTTTCCGCGCGTGAGGAACTGGTGAATCTGCCGCTGCTACCTGGCAAGGAGTCCGCCGCTCTGGCGGCCGCGGGCCATGCCACCGCGTGGCAACTGCTGGAACACATCCCGAAGCGGTACGAGGACCGCCGCCGCTTCGACCGCTTCCCCACCCAGGCCACCGCGCAGCCCGTCTGCCTGCGCGGCACCGTGATCGATGCCGGCATGCGTTTCTCCGGCCCCGGGCGTAGGTTTTATGAAGCGGTGGTGCTGGATGGCACCGGCGGCGTGTTCGGCTCAGGCAAGATCACCTGCCGTTGGTTCAACATGCCGTTCATCCAGAAGGTCATCGCCACCGGGCATGATGTCATCGTCTATGGAAAGGTGAAGGACAGCAACGGGCGGTTGATCATCGACCATCCCGAGTTCGAGGTGGTGAAGGATGATGACTCCTCCTCCTCCATCCACATCGAGCGCATCGTGCCCATCTACCGGAACATCCCCGGGATTTCCCAGCGGCGTTTGCGGGAGATCATCCACCTGCTGCTCCTGCAGATCGATCCCGCCTCCCTGTCACCGGTTCATGAACTGGATGCCGGCTTTCCGCGCGCGGCAGCGCTGCGGCAGGTGCATTTTCCGGAGTCGATGGAACAGGCCGCGGCGGCGCGCAGGCGGCTCGCCCTCGATGAGTTCTTCGCCCTCCAGTTGAATGTCGTGTGGCGGCGCGCCCGCTATCAGGAAAAGCGCGGCCGCGTGTTGGGAAAGAAGACCACCTCGCTCACGAAGTTCTACGAGAACCTGCCATTCGACCTGACCGGCGCGCAGAAGCGCTCCATCCGGGAAATCCTCGCGGACATGCGCAGCCCGCTGCCGATGAACCGCCTGCTCCAGGGGGACGTAGGTTCCGGGAAAACCTTCGTCGCCATGGCGGCCATGCTGCTGGCCATTGATTCCGGCTGCCAGGCCGCCCTCATGGCCCCCACCCAGATCCTCGCGGAGCAGCACTACCTCACCTTCCGCCGCTGGCTGGATCCGCTGGGCATCCGCATCTCGCTGCGCACCGGAAACCGGGGGGAGGACACCCACCTGCAGCTGGAGGGAGATCCACAGATCATCATCGGCACCCATGCCCTGTTCTTTGATTCCGTCGCCTTCCGGGATCTCGGCCTGGTGGTGATCGATGAACAGCACAAATTCGGCGTCGCGCAGCGTGCCGCGCTCATCCGCCAGGGAGTCATGCCGGATGTGCTGGTCATGACCGCCACCCCCATCCCGCGCACCCTGACCATGACCATCTATGGGGACCTGGATGTCTCTCTGCTGGATGAAAAGCCGCCGGGCCGCTCGAAGATCATCACCGCCGTGCGGGTGAAAGCCTCCCAGACGGATGTGACGAAGTTCGTGAAGGAACAACTCAAGGAAGGCAGGCAGGCCTACCTCGTCTATCCCTTGGTGGATGAAAGCGAATCACTCAAAATTGAGTCCGCCACCGAGGCGCTCGAGAAGTGGAGGAAGCGCCTTTCCGGATATGAGGTCGGCATGGTGCATGGCAAGCTGAAGCCGGAGGAGAAGGAAGAAGTCATGAGACGTTTCCGGGACGGTGAGATCGCGGCATTGGTCGCCACCACCGTCATCGAGGTCGGGGTCGATGTTCCGAATGCCAGCGTCATGATCCTGCACCATGCCGACCGCTTCGGACTCGCGCAGCTCCACCAGTTGCGCGGCAGGATCGGCCGGGGAGGGCACAAGGGGTATTGCGTCCTCCTCACGGACGGCAAATCCCCGGAAGCCATGGAAAAGCTCAAAGTGTTGGAGCAGACCGCGGACGGATTCGAGATCGCGGAAGCGGACCTCCGCCTGCGTGGTCCGGGTGACGTTCTCGGCACCATGCAGAGCGGTGTTTCCGACCTGAAGTTCGTGGAGTTCCTGGCGGACACACCGCTGCTGCGGGAAGCGCGTGCGCTCGCGGAGAAAATCCTGGCGGATGATCCCCGGCTCGATGGCGCGTATGAGGTTCTGCGGGGATTGATTACGGAAAACGGGGAAATCTCCCAGCCCTCCACCGCCTGA
- a CDS encoding YggS family pyridoxal phosphate-dependent enzyme — MSDIGRNLREIHARMEAACSRAGRDSLSVQLVAVSKTFPSALIKEAADAGQKVFGESRQQEAEPKIAVLPASLDWHFIGRVQSNKVRKILPLFGTIHAIDSLKLARYTAGVAADLGLFPKVFLQVNVGGEASKGGFEPDELEREIDDLLAVERVEIQGLMTIPPPGEDAEASRKWFVRLRELRDAMERKTGVRLPSLSMGMSGDYEVAIEEGATHVRVGSAIFGGRAYRVDGELG, encoded by the coding sequence ATGTCTGACATCGGGAGGAATCTCCGGGAGATTCACGCGCGCATGGAGGCGGCCTGCTCGAGGGCGGGCCGTGACTCTTTATCGGTGCAGCTCGTCGCCGTGTCGAAGACGTTTCCCTCCGCCCTCATCAAAGAAGCGGCGGATGCCGGGCAGAAGGTTTTCGGCGAGAGCCGCCAGCAGGAAGCCGAGCCGAAAATCGCAGTTCTGCCAGCCTCCCTCGATTGGCATTTCATCGGCCGCGTCCAGTCGAACAAGGTGAGGAAAATCCTGCCGTTGTTCGGCACCATCCATGCCATCGATTCGCTGAAACTCGCCCGCTACACCGCAGGTGTCGCCGCGGATCTCGGGCTTTTTCCGAAGGTGTTCCTCCAGGTGAATGTTGGCGGCGAGGCATCGAAGGGTGGTTTTGAGCCTGACGAACTCGAGCGGGAAATTGACGATCTCCTCGCTGTGGAGCGGGTGGAGATCCAGGGGCTGATGACCATCCCGCCTCCGGGAGAGGATGCGGAGGCATCGCGAAAGTGGTTTGTCCGGTTGCGGGAATTGCGGGACGCCATGGAGCGGAAAACCGGCGTCCGCCTGCCGTCCCTCAGCATGGGCATGAGCGGGGACTATGAGGTGGCCATCGAAGAAGGGGCCACCCATGTGCGGGTAGGCTCGGCGATTTTCGGGGGCCGCGCCTATCGGGTGGACGGCGAGCTTGGATGA
- a CDS encoding PQQ-dependent sugar dehydrogenase, protein MDLKALTLSALVLSSLPLHAEIAGKPIAKGFERPVWAGVPQGVEGKIWVMEQAGRVWIVDIASGKWSDKPFLDVRELVSRKGNEEGLLGLAFAKDFQTTGRYYVNYTDKEKQTKIVRYVSADKQTTDPATAEEILVYPSEFENHNGGWIDFGPDGYLYIGNGDGGSGNDPKQRAQDLGSLLGKILRIDVSPEKGYKVPADNPFVGNAEAKPEIWAYGVRNPWRNSFDRETGDFWIADVGQGLWEEVNFVPKGEGKGANFGWRLREGLIATPTKGVGGEAPGAVEPIYVYKHGMGEDQGLSITGGYVYRGSAVPELKGRYIFADYQNPRIWSFVEKNGKATDFKDHTKALQPEGGRINLISSFAEDNKGEIFLLDHSGVVYQIVEK, encoded by the coding sequence ATGGATCTGAAAGCTCTCACCCTCTCCGCCCTCGTCCTTTCCTCCCTGCCGCTCCATGCGGAAATCGCCGGCAAACCCATCGCCAAAGGCTTCGAACGCCCGGTGTGGGCGGGTGTGCCGCAGGGCGTGGAAGGCAAGATCTGGGTGATGGAGCAGGCCGGACGCGTGTGGATCGTGGACATCGCCAGCGGGAAGTGGAGCGACAAGCCGTTTCTGGACGTCCGGGAACTGGTGAGCCGGAAAGGAAACGAGGAAGGCCTGCTGGGCCTCGCCTTCGCCAAGGACTTCCAGACCACCGGGCGCTATTACGTGAACTATACGGACAAGGAAAAGCAGACGAAGATCGTCCGCTACGTTTCCGCGGACAAGCAGACGACCGACCCCGCGACGGCGGAGGAGATCCTGGTTTATCCCAGCGAGTTCGAGAACCACAACGGCGGCTGGATCGACTTCGGGCCGGACGGCTACCTCTACATCGGCAACGGCGACGGTGGCTCCGGCAATGACCCGAAGCAGCGCGCCCAGGATCTCGGCTCCCTGCTCGGGAAGATCCTGCGCATCGATGTTTCCCCGGAAAAGGGCTACAAGGTTCCGGCGGACAATCCCTTCGTCGGGAATGCGGAGGCGAAACCGGAGATCTGGGCCTATGGCGTGCGGAATCCGTGGCGGAACTCATTCGACCGCGAGACCGGCGACTTCTGGATCGCCGATGTGGGCCAGGGCCTGTGGGAGGAAGTCAACTTTGTCCCGAAAGGCGAAGGCAAGGGCGCGAACTTCGGCTGGAGGCTGCGTGAAGGCCTGATCGCCACGCCGACCAAGGGAGTCGGCGGTGAGGCCCCCGGTGCCGTGGAACCGATCTACGTCTATAAACACGGCATGGGCGAGGACCAGGGGCTTTCCATCACCGGCGGTTATGTCTATCGCGGCTCCGCCGTCCCTGAACTGAAGGGCCGCTACATTTTCGCGGACTACCAGAACCCGCGGATCTGGTCCTTCGTCGAGAAAAACGGCAAGGCGACCGACTTCAAGGACCACACGAAGGCGCTCCAACCGGAAGGCGGCCGCATCAATCTCATTTCCTCCTTCGCGGAGGACAACAAGGGCGAGATCTTCCTGCTCGACCACAGCGGTGTGGTCTACCAGATCGTGGAGAAGTAA
- a CDS encoding DUF971 domain-containing protein: MSHHPAMALVLEQAAVIGNELALSFSDDTEAYIALPLMRRACPCAACQGEPDALGRVMKPVVEYGPKAFDLVKFQGVGGYALQVFWADGHSTGIYSYPYLLRLAGLSGN, encoded by the coding sequence ATGAGCCATCATCCCGCCATGGCATTGGTGCTCGAACAGGCCGCCGTGATCGGCAATGAACTCGCCCTCTCCTTTTCGGATGACACGGAGGCATACATCGCGCTCCCGCTCATGCGGCGGGCCTGCCCGTGTGCGGCTTGCCAGGGCGAGCCGGACGCGCTGGGCCGGGTGATGAAGCCGGTGGTGGAATACGGCCCGAAGGCGTTCGATCTCGTGAAATTCCAGGGCGTGGGTGGCTATGCCTTGCAGGTGTTTTGGGCGGATGGCCACTCGACGGGGATTTACAGCTATCCCTACCTTCTGCGCCTTGCCGGGTTGAGCGGCAACTGA